A single region of the Xenopus laevis strain J_2021 chromosome 4L, Xenopus_laevis_v10.1, whole genome shotgun sequence genome encodes:
- the tmed6.L gene encoding transmembrane emp24 domain-containing protein 6, with protein sequence MLPVVVFLLPLLWFSTAQKSEPLSDPSSQPLFRGSDRYDFAVLLGPGGTECFWHFAHQDGYFYYGYEVQWTSGIMQNRHVTASAFTPEGFQIEQSHDARGQINFKTKETGFYQICLNNWQNSFGQAQVYLNFGVFYDGVGPEHVEVQKQKLNDTLVTIEESAQTVQNRVLHMWRYYNFARMRKGSDYYILLSNYHYVNWWSAVQSLLIVASGVLQLYFLKRLFNVKTTTDTQKPRC encoded by the exons ATGCTTCCAGTTGTGGTGTTCCTACTGCCCCTTTTATGGTTCAGTACTGCCCAGAAGTCTGAGCCACTCAGTGACCCTAGTTCCCAACCTTTGTTCCGTGGTTCAGACCGTTATGACTTTGCTGTCCTGCTGGGCCCTGGAGGAACCGAATGCTTTTGGCATTTTGCTCATCAGGATGGCTACTTCTACTATGGGTATGAG GTTCAGTGGACATCAGGAATAATGCAGAACAGGCATGTTACTGCCTCCGCTTTTACTCCAGAAGGCTTCCAGATTGAGCAATCACACGACGCTCGTGGTCAAATTAACTTTAAAACAAAGGAGACTG ggttttaTCAGATTTGTTTGAACAACTGGCAAAATAGTTTTGGTCAAGCACAGGTCTACCTAAATTTTGGAGTTTTTTATGATGGTGTTGGGCCGGAACATGTGGAAGtccaaaaacaaaagttaaatGACACCCTGGTGACTATTGAG GAAAGCGCACAGACCGTTCAGAACCGGGTTCTTCATATGTGGCGATATTACAACTTTGCAAGAATGAGGAAAGGGTCTGATTACTACATCCTCTTATCAAATTATCACTATGTGAACTGGTGGTCTGCTGTGCAAAGTCTGCTAATTGTGGCCTCAGGAGTCCTGCAGCTTTACTTTCTGAAACGTCTCTTTAATGTGAAAACAACAACAGACACACAAAAACCCCGATGTTAA
- the nip7.L gene encoding 60S ribosome subunit biogenesis protein NIP7 homolog — protein MRPLTDEETRAMFEKLSKYIGENIKLLVDRPDGTYCFRLHNDRVYYVSEKILKLATNIARDKLVSFGTCFGKFTKTQKFRLHVTALDYLAPYAKYKVWVKPGAEQSFLYGNHVLKSGLGRITENTSQYQGVVVYSMADVPLGFGVAAKSTQECRKLDPMAIVVFHQADVGEYIRHEDTLT, from the exons ATGAGGCCCCTCACGGACGAAGAGACAAGAGCGATGTTTGAAAAGTTATCAAAATA TATAGGAGAGAATATCAAGTTGCTGGTGGACCGGCCTGATGGGACGTACTGCTTTCGGCTACACAACGATCGGGTTTATTATGTGAG tgaaaagaTCCTTAAACTTGCAACCAATATTGCTCGAGACAAATTAGTATCCTTTGGAACCTGCTTTGGAAAGTTTACCAAGACTCAGAAGTTTCGTCTACATGTTACAGCTTTGGATTATCTGGCTCCCTATGCAAAG TACAAAGTATGGGTGAAACCTGGAGCAGAGCAGTCTTTTCTTTATGGAAACCATGTGCTAAAATCTGGCTTGGGACGTATCACAGAGAACACATCTCAGTACCAGGGTGTGGTGGTGTATTCCATGGCTGATGTACCACtg GGATTCGGTGTGGCCGCAAAGTCAACTCAGGAGTGCAGAAAGCTTGATCCTATGGCAATTGTGGTTTTTCACCAGGCAGATGTGGGAGAGTACATCAGACATGAAGATACCTTAACATAA